A window from Nycticebus coucang isolate mNycCou1 chromosome X, mNycCou1.pri, whole genome shotgun sequence encodes these proteins:
- the LOC128577712 gene encoding paraneoplastic antigen Ma6F-like yields the protein MALAMLQDWCGWMGANAQRALLILGIPDDCQEGEFRAALHAALWPLGRYRVLSKVFRKELGARAALVEFADVLNRSLIPRQIAGKGGPWTVIFLPQAPDADLQDTRSFPAQPQGQSVARYAGGAGVAGAAGSADGAGAPGEEGAPGEEGAPGKAGATGEEGAPGKAGATGEAGSAGEAGTADEVGDAGGEEAAGEAGTAGEVGDAGEAGTADEVGDAGGEEAAGEAGTADEVGDAGGEEAADEVGTADEVGGAGGEEAAGEVGTADEVGDAGGEEAAGEAGTADEVGGAGGEEAADEVGDAGGEEAAGEAGTAGEAGAAGEADAWSRQWSESLKPLLRSLACQELRAFSGREQPGCGEESFESWLDHAKDMLYLWRHTSERERRRRLVESLDGPALDLMCGLLAEHPDTPAQDCLDALEQVFGNNDTRVTARMKLLTCSQQPGESLFAYVMRLEGLLHVAMEQGAVHPAMADQMRARQVLLQAGPNAMLQDKLRRMWLERRLPGFLGLLRLVRETEAWEAALPLRELCRGEEGSHGDGGDLAVAQAVPVLGGTAEVPLALGGASQAVPDAPAELLPVSSVAAGASPVPQGEESVSEPVGLGQAASTEAPGGPSPAQMGSAPGASPGGPGWVPDRRAQAAEQEAEEPPLEGLKPIPEE from the exons ATGGCGCTGGCAATGCTGCAGGACTGGTGCGGCTGGATGGGCGCGAACGCGCAGCGTGCCCTGCTCATCCTGGGCATCCCTGACGACTGCCAGGAAGGTGAATTCCGGGCGGCCCTGCATGCTGCGCTGTGGCCTCTGGGCAGGTACCGAGTGCTCAGCAAGGTCTTCAGAAAGGAGCTGGGGGCCAGGGCAGCCTTGGTCGAGTTCGCAGACGTTTTAAACCGAAGTTTGATCCCCAGACAGATAGCAGGCAAGGGGGGGCCCTGGACTGTGATTTTCCTGCCCCAGGCCCCTGATGCTGACTTACAGGACACACGGAGTTTTCCTGCACAGCCCCAGGGGCAATCAGTGGCCAGATACGCAGGTGGGGCAGGAGTTGCAGGAGCTGCAGGAAGTGCAGATGGGGCAGGAGCCCCAGGTGAGGAAGGAGCCCCAGGTGAGGAAGGAGCCCCAGGTAAGGCAGGAGCCACAGGTGAGGAAGGAGCCCCAGGTAAGGCAGGAGCCACAGGTGAGGCGGGGTCTGCAg gTGAGGCGGGGACTGCAGATGAGGTGGGGGATGCAggtggagaggaagctgcaggTGAGGCGGGGACTGCAGGTGAGGTGGGGGATGCAGGTGAGGCGGGGACTGCAGATGAGGTGGGGGATGCAggtggagaggaagctgcaggTGAGGCGGGGACTGCAGATGAGGTGGGGGATGCAggtggagaggaagctgcagATGAGGTGGGGACTGCAGATGAGGTGGGGGGTGCAggtggagaggaagctgcaggTGAGGTGGGGACTGCAGATGAGGTGGGGGATGCAggtggagaggaagctgcaggTGAGGCGGGGACTGCAGATGAGGTGGGGGGTGCAggtggagaggaagctgcagATGAGGTGGGGGATGCAggtggagaggaagctgcaggTGAGGCGGGGACTGCAGGTGAGGCAGGAGCTGCAGGGGAGGCAGACGCCTGGTCGCGGCAATGGAGTGAGTCCCTGAAgcctctgctgagaagtctggCCTGCCAGGAACTGCGAGCCTTTTCCGGAAGAGAGCAGCCAGGCTGTGGGGAAGAGTCCTTTGAGAGCTGGCTGGACCACGCCAAGGACATGCTATACCTGTGGCGCCACACGTCAGAACGGGAGAGGCGGCGGCGGCTGGTGGAGAGCTTGGACGGTCCGGCCCTGGACCTCATGTGCGGCCTCCTGGCAGAACATCCGGACACCCCGGCTCAGGACTGCCTGGATGCGCTGGAGCAGGTGTTCGGGAACAATGACACCCGGGTAACAGCGAGGATGAAGTTGCTGACGTGCTCGCAGCAGCCAGGAGAGAGTCTGTTCGCCTACGTGATGCGCCTGGAAGGCCTGCTGCACGTGGCCATGGAGCAGGGAGCTGTCCACCCAGCCATGGCAGACCAGATGCGAGCTAGGCAGGTGCTGCTGCAGGCCGGGCCCAACGCCATGCTGCAGGACAAGCTGCGGAGGATGTGGCTGGAGAGGCGGCTGCCTGGCTTCCTGGGGCTGCTCCGGTTGGTGCGGGAAACGGAGGCCTGGGAGGCTGCTCTGCCTCTGAGGGAGCTGtgcagaggagaggaagggtcCCATGGAGACGGTGGAGACCTGGCTGTTGCCCAGGCCGTCCCTGTCCTGGGAGGCACCGCGGAGGTCCCCCTGGCCCTTGGAGGTGCCAGCCAGGCAGTTCCTGATGCCCCTGCTGAGCTTCTCCCCGTCAGCAGTGTTGCGGCTGGGGCCTCCCCTGTCCCCCAGGGAGAGGAAAGTGTCTCTGAACCTGTGGGGCTAGGTCAAGCAGCGTCCACTGAGGCCCCCGGaggcccctccccagcccagatGGGTAGTGCACCTGGGGCGAGCCCAGGAGGTCCTGGCTGGGTGCCTGACAGGCGTGCCCAGGCAGCAGAGCAGGAGGCCGAGGAGCCCCCGCTGGAGGGGCTCAAACCCATCCCAGAGGAGTAG